From Callithrix jacchus isolate 240 chromosome 15, calJac240_pri, whole genome shotgun sequence, one genomic window encodes:
- the USP19 gene encoding ubiquitin carboxyl-terminal hydrolase 19 isoform X21, translated as MSGGASATGPRRGPPGLEDASSKKKQKDRANQESKDGDPRKETGSRYVTQAGLELLASGDPSASASCAAGITGSHHRTRLFFPSSSGSASTPREEQTKAELLLDWRQSAEEVIVKLRVGVGPLQLEDIDAAFTDTDCVVRFSGGQQWGGVFYAEIKGSCAKVQTRKGSLLHLTLPKKVPMLTWPSLLKPLGTQELVPGLQCQENGKELSPIALEPGPEPHRAKQEARNQKRAQGRGEVEADEQHCIPPLNPQTCLLGSEENLALSVGEKAVSPGNDPVSPAMVRSRNPVKDDCVKEEMTVAADAATLVDGKEPESMVNLAFVKNDSYEKGPDSVVVHVYVKEICRDTSRVLFREQDFTLIFQTRDGNFLRLHPGCGPHTIFRWQVKLRNLIEPEQCTFCFTASRIDICLRKRQSQRWGGLEAPAARGAVGGAKVAVPTGPTPLDSTPPGGAPHSLTGQEEARAVEKDKSKARSEDTGLDSVAARTPMEHVTPKPETHLASPKPTCMVPPMPHSPVSGDSVEEEEEEEKKVCLPGFTGLVNLGNTCFMNSVIQSLSNTRELRDFFHDRSFEAEINYNNPLGTGGRLAIGFAVLLRALWKGTHHAFQPSKLKAIVASKASQFTGYAQHDAQEFMAFLLDGLHEDLNRIQNKPYTETVDSDGRPDEVVAEEAWQRHKMRNDSFIVDLFQGQYKSKLVCPVCAKVSITFDPFLYLPVPLPQKQKVLPVFYFAREPHSKPVKFLVSISKENSTASEVLDSLSQSVHVKPENLRLAEVIKNRFQRVFLPSHSLDTVSPSDMLLCFELLSPELAKERVVVLEVQQRPQVPSVPISKCAACQRKQQSEDEKLKRCTRCYRVGYCNQLCQKTHWPDHKGLCRPENIGYPFLVSVPASRLTYARLAQLLEGYARYSVSVFQPPFQPGRMALESQSPGCTTLLSTGSLEAGDSERDPIQPPELQLVTPVADGDTGPLRVWTAPDRGPVPSTSGISSDMLASGPIEVGSLPASERVSRPEAAVPGYQHPSEALNAHTPQFFIYKIDSSNREQRLEDKGDTPLELGDDCSLALVWRNNERLQEFVLVASKELECAEDPGSAGEAARAGHFTLDQCLNLFTRPEVLAPEEAWYCPQCKQHREASKQLLLWRLPNVLIVQLKRFSFRSFIWRDKINDLVEFPVRNLDLSKFCIGQKEEQLPNYDLYAVINHYGGMIGGHYTACARLPNDRSSQRSDVGWRLFDDSTVTTVDESQVVTRYAYVLFYRRRNSPVERPPRAGHSEHHPDLGPAAEAAASQASRIWQELEAEEEPVPEGPGPMGPWGPQDWVGPPPRGPTTPDEGCLRYFVLGTVAALVALVLNVFYPLVSQSRWR; from the exons ATGTCTGGAGGGGCCAGTGCAACAGGCCCAAGGAGAGGGCCCCCAGGACTGGAGGATGCCAGTAGTAAGAAGAAGCAGAAGGATCGAGCAAACCAGGAGAGCAAGGATGGAGATCCTAGGAAAG agacagggtctcgatatgttacccaggctggtcttgaactcctggcctcaggtgatccttctgcctcagcctcctgtgcagctgggattacaggatcacACCACCGTACCCGGCTGTTCTTTCCTTCGTCGTCAGGGTCAGCATCCACTCCTCGAGAGGAGCAGACCAAAGCAG AGTTGTTGCTCGATTGGAGGCAGAGTGCAGAAGAGGTAATTGTCAAGCTTCGTGTGGGAGTAGGTCCCCTTCAGCTGGAGGACATAGATGCGGCTTTCACAGATACAGACTGTGTGGTGCGGTTTTCAG gtggTCAGCAGTGGGGTGGTGTCTTCTATGCTGAGATAAAAGGATCTTGTGCTAAAGTGCAAACCCGCAAGGGGAGTCTCCTGCACCTGACACTGCCCAAGAAGGTGCCTATGCTCACGTGGCCCTCTCTCCTG AAACCTCTAGGGACCCAGGAGCTGGTGCCGGGGCTGCAGTGCCAGGAGAATGGGAAGGAACTCTCTCCCATTGCCCTAGAGCCAGGCCCTGAGCCCCACCGGGCTAAGCAGGAGGCCCGGAACCAGAAGCGGGCCCAGGGCCGTGGTGAG GTTGAGGCTGATGAACAGCATTGCATACCACCACTGAACCCCCAaacctgcctcctgggctcagaggagAATTTAGCCCTTTCAGTAGGAGAGAAAGCAGTGTCTCCCGGGAATGACCCAGTGTCTCCAGCCATGGTCCGGAGCAGAAATCCTGTGAAAGATGACTGTGTCAAGGAGGAGATGACAGTGGCAGCAGATGCTGCAACCTTGGTGGATGGTAAAG AACCTGAGTCGATGGTGAACCTGGCATTTGTCAAGAATGACTCGTATGAGAAAGGCCCGGATTCAGTGGTGGTGCACGTGTACGTGAAGGAGATCTGCAGGGATACCTCAAGAGTACTCTTCCGTGAGCAGGACTTCACACTCATCTTCCAGACCAG GGATGGAAACTTCTTGAGGCTGCACCCGGGTTGTGGGCCCCACACCATCTTCCGTTGGCAGGTGAAGCTCAG GAATCTGATTGAGCCAGAGCAGTGCACCTTCTGTTTCACGGCTTCTCGCATCGACATCTGCCTTCGTAAGAGGCAGAGTCAGCGCTGGGGGGGCCTGGAGGCCCCAGCTGCACGAG GTGCAGTGGGTGGTGCAAAGGTTGCCGTGCCGACAGGTCCAACCCCTCTGGATTCAACCCCACCAGGAGGTgctccccactccctgacaggccagGAGGAGGCCCGGGCTGTGGAGAAGGATAAATCCAAGGCAAGATCTGAGGACACGGGGCTAGACAGTGTGGCAGCCCGCACACCCATGGAGCATGTAACCCCAAAGCCAGAGACACACCTGGCCTCG CCCAAGCCCACATGTATGGTGCCTCCCATGCCCCACAGCCCAGTGAGTGGAGAcagtgtggaggaggaggaagaagaagagaagaaggtgTGTCTGCCAGGCTTCACTGGCCTTGTCAATTTAGGCAACACCTGCTTCATGAACAGCGTCATTCAGTCTCTGTCCAACACTCGGGAACTCCGGGACTTCTTCCATG ACCGCTCCTTTGAGGCTGAGATCAACTACAACAACCCACTAGGGACTGGTGGGCGTCTGGCCATTGGCTTTGCTGTGCTGCTTCGGGCGCTGTGGAAGGGCACCCACCATGCCTTCCAGCCTTCCAAGTTGAAG GCCATTGTGGCGAGTAAGGCCAGCCAGTTCACAGGCTATGCGCAGCATGACGCCCAAGAGTTCATGGCTTTCCTGCTGGATGGGCTGCACGAGGACCTGAATCGGATTCAGAACAAGCCCTACACAGAGACTGTGGACTCAGATGGGCGGCCTGATGAG GTGGTAGCCGAGGAAGCATGGCAGCGGCACAAGATGAGGAATGACTCTTTCATCGTGGACCTATTTCAGGGCCAGTACAAGTCTAAGCTGGTGTGCCCTGTGTGTGCCAAG GTCTCCATCACTTTTGACCCATTTCTTTATCTGCCGGTGCCCTTGCCACAAAAGCAAAAGGTTCTCCCCGTCTTTTATTTTGCCCGAGAGCCCCACAGCAAGCCCGTCAAG TTCCTGGTGAGCATCAGCAAGGAGAACTCCACTGCGAGTGAAGTATTGGACTCCCTCTCTCAGAGCGTTCATGTGAAGCCTGAGAACCTGCGTTTGGCAGAG GTAATTAAGAATCGTTTCCAACGTGTGTTCCTGCCCTCCCACTCACTGGACACTGTGTCCCCATCTGATATGCTCCTCTGCTTTGAGCTGCTATCCCCAGAGTTGGCTAAGGAGCGGGTAGTGGTGCTAGAGGTGCAACAG CGCCCTCAGGTGCCCAGCGTCCCCATCTCCAAGTGTGCAGCCTGCCAGCGGAAGCAACAGTCGGAGGATGAAAAACTGAAGCGCTGTACCCGGTGCTATCGTGTGGGCTACTGCAACCA gCTCTGCCAGAAAACCCACTGGCCTGACCACAAGGGCCTCTGCCGACCTGAGAACATTGGGTACCCCTTCCTGGTCAGTGTACCCGCCTCACGCCTCACTTATGCACGCCTCGCTCAGCTGCTAGAGGGCTACGCCCG GTACTCTGTGAGTGTATTCCAGCCACCCTTTCAACCTGGCCGCATGGCCTTGGAGTCTCAGAGCCCTGGCTGCACCACACTGCTCTCCACTGGCTCCCTGGAGGCTGGGGACAGTGAGAGGGACCCCATTCAGCCACCTGAGCTCCAGCTGGTGACCCCTGTGGCTGATGGGGACACAGGGCCTCTCCGGGTATGGACAGCCCCTGACCGGGGTCCTGTGCCCAGCACCAGTGGAATTTCTTCTGACATGCTGGCCAGTGGGCCCATTGAGGTTGGCTCCTTGCCTGCTAGCGAGAGGGTGTCCCGACCTGAAG CCGCTGTGCCCGGGTACCAGCACCCAAGTGAAGCTTTGAATGCCCACACACCCCagttcttcatctataaaattgacTCATCCAACCGAGAGCAGCGGCTAGAGGATAAAG GAGACACCCCACTGGAGCTGGGTGATGATTGTAGCCTGGCTCTTGTCTGGCGGAACAATGAGCGATTGCAGGAGTTTGTGTTGGTAGCCTCTAAAGAGCTGGAATGTGCTGAGGATCCAGGCTCTGCTGGTGAGGCTGCCCGGGCTGGCCACTTCACCCTGGACCAGTGCCTCAACCTCTTCACACGGCCTGAGGTGCTGGCACCCGAGGAGGCCTG GTACTGCCCACAGTGCAAACAGCACCGTGAGGCCTCCAAGCAGCTGTTGCTATGGCGCCTGCCAAATGTTCTCATCGTGCAGCTCAAGCGCTTCTCCTTTCGTAGTTTTATCTGGCGTGACAAGATCAATGACTTGGTGGAGTTCCCTGTTCG GAATCTGGACCTGAGCAAGTTCTGCATTGGCCAGAAAGAGGAGCAGCTGCCCAACTACGATCTGTATGCTGTCATTAACCACTATGGAGGCATGATCGGTGGCCACTACACTGCCTGTGCACGCCTGCCCAATGATCGTAGCAGTCAGCGCAGTGACGTGG GCTGGCGCTTGTTTGATGACAGCACGGTGACAACGGTAGACGAGAGCCAGGTCGTGACACGTTATGCCTATGTACTCTTCTATCGCCGGCGGAACTCTCCTGTGGAGAGGCCCCCCAGGGCAGGTCACTCTGAGCACCACCCAGACCTAGGCCCTGCAGCCGAGGCTGCTGCCAGCCAG GCTTCCCGGATTtggcaggagctggaggctgaggaggagccGGTGCCTGAGGGGCCTGGGCCCATGGGTCCCTGGGGGCCCCAAGACTGGGTGGGCCCCCCACCACGTGGCCCTACCACACCAGATGAGGGCTGCCTCCGGTACTTTGTCCTGGGCACCGTGGCAGCTTTGGTGGCCCTCGTGCTCAACGTGTTCTATCCTCTGGTATCCCAGAGTCGCTGGAGATGA
- the USP19 gene encoding ubiquitin carboxyl-terminal hydrolase 19 isoform X26: protein MSGGASATGPRRGPPGLEDASSKKKQKDRANQESKDGDPRKETGSRYVTQAGLELLASGDPSASASCAAGITGSHHRTRLFFPSSSGSASTPREEQTKAELLLDWRQSAEEVIVKLRVGVGPLQLEDIDAAFTDTDCVVRFSGGQQWGGVFYAEIKGSCAKVQTRKGSLLHLTLPKKVPMLTWPSLLKPLGTQELVPGLQCQENGKELSPIALEPGPEPHRAKQEARNQKRAQGRGEVEADEQHCIPPLNPQTCLLGSEENLALSVGEKAVSPGNDPVSPAMVRSRNPVKDDCVKEEMTVAADAATLVDEPESMVNLAFVKNDSYEKGPDSVVVHVYVKEICRDTSRVLFREQDFTLIFQTRDGNFLRLHPGCGPHTIFRWQVKLRNLIEPEQCTFCFTASRIDICLRKRQSQRWGGLEAPAARVGGAKVAVPTGPTPLDSTPPGGAPHSLTGQEEARAVEKDKSKARSEDTGLDSVAARTPMEHVTPKPETHLASPKPTCMVPPMPHSPVSGDSVEEEEEEEKKVCLPGFTGLVNLGNTCFMNSVIQSLSNTRELRDFFHDRSFEAEINYNNPLGTGGRLAIGFAVLLRALWKGTHHAFQPSKLKAIVASKASQFTGYAQHDAQEFMAFLLDGLHEDLNRIQNKPYTETVDSDGRPDEVVAEEAWQRHKMRNDSFIVDLFQGQYKSKLVCPVCAKVSITFDPFLYLPVPLPQKQKVLPVFYFAREPHSKPVKFLVSISKENSTASEVLDSLSQSVHVKPENLRLAEVIKNRFQRVFLPSHSLDTVSPSDMLLCFELLSPELAKERVVVLEVQQRPQVPSVPISKCAACQRKQQSEDEKLKRCTRCYRVGYCNQLCQKTHWPDHKGLCRPENIGYPFLVSVPASRLTYARLAQLLEGYARYSVSVFQPPFQPGRMALESQSPGCTTLLSTGSLEAGDSERDPIQPPELQLVTPVADGDTGPLRVWTAPDRGPVPSTSGISSDMLASGPIEVGSLPASERVSRPEAAVPGYQHPSEALNAHTPQFFIYKIDSSNREQRLEDKGDTPLELGDDCSLALVWRNNERLQEFVLVASKELECAEDPGSAGEAARAGHFTLDQCLNLFTRPEVLAPEEAWYCPQCKQHREASKQLLLWRLPNVLIVQLKRFSFRSFIWRDKINDLVEFPVRNLDLSKFCIGQKEEQLPNYDLYAVINHYGGMIGGHYTACARLPNDRSSQRSDVGWRLFDDSTVTTVDESQVVTRYAYVLFYRRRNSPVERPPRAGHSEHHPDLGPAAEAAASQASRIWQELEAEEEPVPEGPGPMGPWGPQDWVGPPPRGPTTPDEGCLRYFVLGTVAALVALVLNVFYPLVSQSRWR, encoded by the exons ATGTCTGGAGGGGCCAGTGCAACAGGCCCAAGGAGAGGGCCCCCAGGACTGGAGGATGCCAGTAGTAAGAAGAAGCAGAAGGATCGAGCAAACCAGGAGAGCAAGGATGGAGATCCTAGGAAAG agacagggtctcgatatgttacccaggctggtcttgaactcctggcctcaggtgatccttctgcctcagcctcctgtgcagctgggattacaggatcacACCACCGTACCCGGCTGTTCTTTCCTTCGTCGTCAGGGTCAGCATCCACTCCTCGAGAGGAGCAGACCAAAGCAG AGTTGTTGCTCGATTGGAGGCAGAGTGCAGAAGAGGTAATTGTCAAGCTTCGTGTGGGAGTAGGTCCCCTTCAGCTGGAGGACATAGATGCGGCTTTCACAGATACAGACTGTGTGGTGCGGTTTTCAG gtggTCAGCAGTGGGGTGGTGTCTTCTATGCTGAGATAAAAGGATCTTGTGCTAAAGTGCAAACCCGCAAGGGGAGTCTCCTGCACCTGACACTGCCCAAGAAGGTGCCTATGCTCACGTGGCCCTCTCTCCTG AAACCTCTAGGGACCCAGGAGCTGGTGCCGGGGCTGCAGTGCCAGGAGAATGGGAAGGAACTCTCTCCCATTGCCCTAGAGCCAGGCCCTGAGCCCCACCGGGCTAAGCAGGAGGCCCGGAACCAGAAGCGGGCCCAGGGCCGTGGTGAG GTTGAGGCTGATGAACAGCATTGCATACCACCACTGAACCCCCAaacctgcctcctgggctcagaggagAATTTAGCCCTTTCAGTAGGAGAGAAAGCAGTGTCTCCCGGGAATGACCCAGTGTCTCCAGCCATGGTCCGGAGCAGAAATCCTGTGAAAGATGACTGTGTCAAGGAGGAGATGACAGTGGCAGCAGATGCTGCAACCTTGGTGGATG AACCTGAGTCGATGGTGAACCTGGCATTTGTCAAGAATGACTCGTATGAGAAAGGCCCGGATTCAGTGGTGGTGCACGTGTACGTGAAGGAGATCTGCAGGGATACCTCAAGAGTACTCTTCCGTGAGCAGGACTTCACACTCATCTTCCAGACCAG GGATGGAAACTTCTTGAGGCTGCACCCGGGTTGTGGGCCCCACACCATCTTCCGTTGGCAGGTGAAGCTCAG GAATCTGATTGAGCCAGAGCAGTGCACCTTCTGTTTCACGGCTTCTCGCATCGACATCTGCCTTCGTAAGAGGCAGAGTCAGCGCTGGGGGGGCCTGGAGGCCCCAGCTGCACGAG TGGGTGGTGCAAAGGTTGCCGTGCCGACAGGTCCAACCCCTCTGGATTCAACCCCACCAGGAGGTgctccccactccctgacaggccagGAGGAGGCCCGGGCTGTGGAGAAGGATAAATCCAAGGCAAGATCTGAGGACACGGGGCTAGACAGTGTGGCAGCCCGCACACCCATGGAGCATGTAACCCCAAAGCCAGAGACACACCTGGCCTCG CCCAAGCCCACATGTATGGTGCCTCCCATGCCCCACAGCCCAGTGAGTGGAGAcagtgtggaggaggaggaagaagaagagaagaaggtgTGTCTGCCAGGCTTCACTGGCCTTGTCAATTTAGGCAACACCTGCTTCATGAACAGCGTCATTCAGTCTCTGTCCAACACTCGGGAACTCCGGGACTTCTTCCATG ACCGCTCCTTTGAGGCTGAGATCAACTACAACAACCCACTAGGGACTGGTGGGCGTCTGGCCATTGGCTTTGCTGTGCTGCTTCGGGCGCTGTGGAAGGGCACCCACCATGCCTTCCAGCCTTCCAAGTTGAAG GCCATTGTGGCGAGTAAGGCCAGCCAGTTCACAGGCTATGCGCAGCATGACGCCCAAGAGTTCATGGCTTTCCTGCTGGATGGGCTGCACGAGGACCTGAATCGGATTCAGAACAAGCCCTACACAGAGACTGTGGACTCAGATGGGCGGCCTGATGAG GTGGTAGCCGAGGAAGCATGGCAGCGGCACAAGATGAGGAATGACTCTTTCATCGTGGACCTATTTCAGGGCCAGTACAAGTCTAAGCTGGTGTGCCCTGTGTGTGCCAAG GTCTCCATCACTTTTGACCCATTTCTTTATCTGCCGGTGCCCTTGCCACAAAAGCAAAAGGTTCTCCCCGTCTTTTATTTTGCCCGAGAGCCCCACAGCAAGCCCGTCAAG TTCCTGGTGAGCATCAGCAAGGAGAACTCCACTGCGAGTGAAGTATTGGACTCCCTCTCTCAGAGCGTTCATGTGAAGCCTGAGAACCTGCGTTTGGCAGAG GTAATTAAGAATCGTTTCCAACGTGTGTTCCTGCCCTCCCACTCACTGGACACTGTGTCCCCATCTGATATGCTCCTCTGCTTTGAGCTGCTATCCCCAGAGTTGGCTAAGGAGCGGGTAGTGGTGCTAGAGGTGCAACAG CGCCCTCAGGTGCCCAGCGTCCCCATCTCCAAGTGTGCAGCCTGCCAGCGGAAGCAACAGTCGGAGGATGAAAAACTGAAGCGCTGTACCCGGTGCTATCGTGTGGGCTACTGCAACCA gCTCTGCCAGAAAACCCACTGGCCTGACCACAAGGGCCTCTGCCGACCTGAGAACATTGGGTACCCCTTCCTGGTCAGTGTACCCGCCTCACGCCTCACTTATGCACGCCTCGCTCAGCTGCTAGAGGGCTACGCCCG GTACTCTGTGAGTGTATTCCAGCCACCCTTTCAACCTGGCCGCATGGCCTTGGAGTCTCAGAGCCCTGGCTGCACCACACTGCTCTCCACTGGCTCCCTGGAGGCTGGGGACAGTGAGAGGGACCCCATTCAGCCACCTGAGCTCCAGCTGGTGACCCCTGTGGCTGATGGGGACACAGGGCCTCTCCGGGTATGGACAGCCCCTGACCGGGGTCCTGTGCCCAGCACCAGTGGAATTTCTTCTGACATGCTGGCCAGTGGGCCCATTGAGGTTGGCTCCTTGCCTGCTAGCGAGAGGGTGTCCCGACCTGAAG CCGCTGTGCCCGGGTACCAGCACCCAAGTGAAGCTTTGAATGCCCACACACCCCagttcttcatctataaaattgacTCATCCAACCGAGAGCAGCGGCTAGAGGATAAAG GAGACACCCCACTGGAGCTGGGTGATGATTGTAGCCTGGCTCTTGTCTGGCGGAACAATGAGCGATTGCAGGAGTTTGTGTTGGTAGCCTCTAAAGAGCTGGAATGTGCTGAGGATCCAGGCTCTGCTGGTGAGGCTGCCCGGGCTGGCCACTTCACCCTGGACCAGTGCCTCAACCTCTTCACACGGCCTGAGGTGCTGGCACCCGAGGAGGCCTG GTACTGCCCACAGTGCAAACAGCACCGTGAGGCCTCCAAGCAGCTGTTGCTATGGCGCCTGCCAAATGTTCTCATCGTGCAGCTCAAGCGCTTCTCCTTTCGTAGTTTTATCTGGCGTGACAAGATCAATGACTTGGTGGAGTTCCCTGTTCG GAATCTGGACCTGAGCAAGTTCTGCATTGGCCAGAAAGAGGAGCAGCTGCCCAACTACGATCTGTATGCTGTCATTAACCACTATGGAGGCATGATCGGTGGCCACTACACTGCCTGTGCACGCCTGCCCAATGATCGTAGCAGTCAGCGCAGTGACGTGG GCTGGCGCTTGTTTGATGACAGCACGGTGACAACGGTAGACGAGAGCCAGGTCGTGACACGTTATGCCTATGTACTCTTCTATCGCCGGCGGAACTCTCCTGTGGAGAGGCCCCCCAGGGCAGGTCACTCTGAGCACCACCCAGACCTAGGCCCTGCAGCCGAGGCTGCTGCCAGCCAG GCTTCCCGGATTtggcaggagctggaggctgaggaggagccGGTGCCTGAGGGGCCTGGGCCCATGGGTCCCTGGGGGCCCCAAGACTGGGTGGGCCCCCCACCACGTGGCCCTACCACACCAGATGAGGGCTGCCTCCGGTACTTTGTCCTGGGCACCGTGGCAGCTTTGGTGGCCCTCGTGCTCAACGTGTTCTATCCTCTGGTATCCCAGAGTCGCTGGAGATGA